The genomic DNA AGTGATTGCCGTTGTAATATTTTTAATATTTATCTTGAATTTACTTTTTCGCCGTATCAACAGCTTTTTGGCTTCGTATTCGGAAAACCACTTCAAATCGTTGGTAATTAAAAAATATAAAATATTAGACCAAAAACAGATTTTGCATACGTTGTTCTTTTTGACGCATTCGGTAAAATGGGTGCTTTTTATCTTGCTTCTGATTTTTACGATACCCGTAATTTTTGGGATTTTTCCTCAAACTCGCGATTTTGCCACGACTATTTGGGGATATTTTTTGTCTCCCGTAAGAAAGATTGTTTTCGGCATAATCGGATATATCCCTCAGCTCATAACAATTGTCGTAATTTTGTTTTTTGTGAGATATATTCTTAAAACGCTTAAGTTTTTCAGCAGTGAAATTGAAAAAGAACGACTTGTAATAAAAGGGTTTTATCCCGAGTGGGCAAAGCCGACTTATTTCCTTTTGAAATACACGATTTACGCATTTACGATTGCGCTTGTTTTTCCTTATTTGCCTAATTCCGACACCAGAGTTTTTCAGGGTGTATCGGTTTTTATCGGTCTTATAATTTCGATTGGCTCGTCGTCGGCGATAGGGAACCTTGTTGCAGGAATTGTGATTACTTATATGCGCCCATTTCATATAAACGACAGAATAAAAATTGGCGAAAGCGAGGGGTTTGTTGTAGAAAAAAACGCGTTTGTCGTCAGAATTATCACAGACAAAAAAGAATATATTACATTTCCGAACATTACAATTCTGACCTCGAATATTACAAATTTCAGCCACTCTAAAGAATCAGGGAACGGTCTTATTGTTCATACGAATCTGACTGTTAATTATTCTATAGATTGGCGTAAAATACACGAGTTATTGATAGCGGCGGCAAAAAAAACGCAGTTTATAGAGCAAACTCCCGAACCGTTTGTTCTGCAAAAAGCGCTTGATGATTTTTACTGCGTTTATGAGATTAACGCCTATACAAAAGAAATTGCAGAAGTGCCGAAAGTTTATTCCGAATTGCACAAAAATATTCAGGACATCTTTAGGGAAGCGGGTATAGATTTGACTTCGCCGCATTATGAAATTGATGTTTTAGAAAAAAAGAAAGCAGAAGAGGAGAAAAATGTATGAAAGTTTTATTAGTTAACGGTAGCCCGCATTTGGTCGGTTGCACAAACAGAGCGCTTCGTGAAATTGAGAAAGAATTACAAATACAAGGGATTTCTTCCCAAGTTTGCCAGTTAGGAACAGAACTTATCGCCGGGTGTCGTGGTTGTTCATATTGCAAATCGCATCCTTCTTGTGTGGTTAAAGATATTGTAAATGAGTTTTCGGTTTTGGCAAAAAGCGCGGATGGTTTTATTTTCGGCTCTCCTGTATATTATGCGGGTGCAAGCGGCAGTATTACTTCATTTATGGACAGGCTTTTTTATTCTGCGGGCGGGAATTTGCAATATAAGCCCGCGGCGGCTATTGTGTCGTGCAGAAGAGGTGGAGCAACTGCCGCATTTGACCAACTAAACAAATATTTTACTATAAATAATATGCCGATTGTTTCGTCGCAATATTGGAATATGGTGCACGGAAATACGCCCGAAGAAGTCGAGCAAGATTTGGAAGGTTTGCAGACAATGCGGGTACTTGCTCAAAATATGGCGTGGCTTCTTAATTGTATTGAGGCGGGTAAAAAATCGGGGATTGAACCTCCGCAAAAAGAAAACGTTCGCCAAAGAACGAATTTTATTCGTTAATTATTAACGGAATAATCGTGTAATAGAGGAGCCGTTGCCCCAGTCTCGCGCGCGTTGTACGGCTCTTTCGGCGTCAATCAATCCGTATGCGTGGGATAGTGAAAATCCGTTTCCGTCATACATTACTTCATCACCGCCTGTTTTTTGTGCGGTTTCTGTTATTATTTGTCGGACTTGTGTTGCCGTCAGCGTTGGATTTACCGCGAGCATAAGGGCGGCAACTCCAGCTACAATCGGCGCCGCAAACGATGTTCCGTTAGATATTCCATAATTTTCGTTTGCAAGCCCGCCGCTGTTATTGCTTCCGTCTGCACCCATTAAATCGAGAATAAGTATTGATGTGCCGGGAGCCATAATGTCGAGTTTGCTTCCGAAATCCGAATCTCTTCTGCGCATTCCGTTTCTGTCGCTTGCCGAAACGCCTATTACCCACGGGAGTTCGGATTCGTCAATTCGTTGCTGATTGTCGAGATTCCAACCTCTGTTTCCTGTGGCAAAGACAACGACAACTCCGCTTTCGTAAAGCGACCTCATTTGCGATTCAAACGACTCGCTTATAAGCCCGCCGCCCCAACTGCAATTTATAACCTGCGCACCCCATTCTCTTGCTTTGTCAAGCGCTCTTATTACATCTGCGTCTTCCGAAAAAAAGTTCGGGTCTCCGATAAAAAGCATATCGCTTTCGGGGGCAACTCCTATTGTGCCGACATCGTTCCAACGCGCCGAAACAACACCTGCTACCGCGGTTCCGTGCGAATATACGTTTCTTCTTACGGGCTCTATGCTATTACTGCCGTTAACTACATTGTAAACAAAAATTGCTTCAAAATCCTCGTGATTTCTCTGTATGTTATCGTCTAAAACGGCAATGCGCACACCTGCTCCCTTAGTGATTTCCCAAGCTCCAAGTATATTTATCGAAAAATACTGCTCGCTGTGCAAGTGCCATTGGTGCTGAAAAAACGGGTCAAAATTATCTGTTTGTTTTGGTATATATGGATTGTCTTGGTTTGGTATTTCAATGCCGATTTCCTTTTCATCGGAGCAGGAAAGCAAAAATATTACAATCAAAATCGGCAATAAAAATTTCATCGCGCTCGTCTTTCTCTTATAAGGTTAGGGTGCGCATATTTTACTGCGGTATCTTGCGAAAGTTCGCGGGAAAGTTCAAACTGCCTGCTTCTGTCGTACGGATTTACCAAGAAAATGTTGTTCGCCAATCTTTCAAAAGATTTTATGCCGTATTGCCCAAACACCGCTTCGGGGATTGCACTGCCAATCAATTCGACTATAATTCCGTCGGCTATTTTTACGCGAGCGCCGTGTTGTGTGGTAAACCAACTCTCTTCAACGCTTCCGTCTGCGCCTCGCGTTCCTTTAAGCGCAGTCAAAAAGATAGTATCGCCGCGCTCTATAAAGAATAGGCGACCGTCGCTTCCGTGGCAAACGTTGCTTCTGTTATTTTCGGCAAAAATTTGCAAAAAAAATACCAAAAGCAAGGCAATCATTGCCTTCATATCGCATTTTCCACGATAATTTTCATTAAAACTTGTAAATTGGGCTCTATTTTTACTACTCTTTGAGGCAAATCGGCAAGATTTTCCAAATGCTTTGGGACAGGCGGTCTTTTTCCGCTTGTTGCGTATCTGACATTTTCTTCAAATTTTGCCGCCAAAGCCGTTTCCATAATTACGGTTTTTATTGCGCTGTTTCTGAGTCTTTGCGCCACCGTGAAAGCGTCTGCCGTGTGTGTATCTATAAAAAGCCCATAGCGAAAATAAGCGTCTCGAATAGCCGCCATTCGGTCGTCGTGGGTGCTTTTTGAAGATATAAATCCGTATTTTTCGTGCATTTGTTTTCTTATTTTGTTGTCAAGTGTAAATTCGCCGCCGTTTTCTATGGTTTCCCACAAATTTTTCAATTTTTGCTTATCGCGTTCCAATAAATCAAAGACAAATCTTTCGAGGTTTGACGCCTTGCTGATGTCCATTGACGGCGATGATGTTTCGAAAGTTTCTTTGTCTGAACGCGGCGCGTATTTTCCTGTTTTGAAAAACTCGTTTAAAACGTCGTTTTCGTTTGTTGCGACAATCAATCTGCGTATGGGAAGTCCCATCTTTCTTGCGATATGTCCTGCGCAAACATTGCCGAAATTTCCGCTGGGAACACAAAAATCTATCTCCTCGCCAATTTTCTCGACAACAGCAAAATATCCCTTAAAATAATACACGATTTGAGCGGCTATTCTTCCCCAGTTTATTGAATTTACTGCGCCGATTTTGTATTTTTCCTTAAAGTCTTTGTCGTTATTTACCGCTTTTACCAAATCCTGACAACCGTCAAACATTGCTTCTACTGCGATGTTATGTATGTTTTTATCTTGAAGAGAATACATCTGTCCACGTTGAAACGGCGACATTTTTCCCGCAGGCGAAAGCATAAAAACATTCACGTTTTTCTTGCCTTTCATAGCGTATTCCGCAGCACTCCCCGTATCACCCGAAGTTGCGCCCAGAATATTTAGTTTTGCGTTTTCTTTTTGCAGAACATATTCAAACGCGTTGCCCAGAAACTGCATTGCCAAGTCCTTAAATGCAAGAGTAGGTCCGTTTGAGAGTTCCTGAATAAACAGAGTGTTATCAATTTTGGTAATCGGTGTAATATCAGCCGCGCGTGCGCTTTCTCTTGAATTGCAGAATATTTGCGGAGTATAAGAATTATTTATTATTTTGCGAAGGTCGTCTTGCGGAATATCGTCGGCAAATTCGCGTAAAATTTCAAATGCCAAGTCGCAATAATTCAGTTTTGCAAGTTCGGACAATTTGTTTTTGTCGAACTGCGGATAATTTTCGGGAATGGTCAAACCACCGTCGGGAGCGAGTCCGCCTAAGAGAATTTGCGAGAAATTTTGCGGCTCCATACCGCCTCTAGTCGAAATGTATTGCATAAATTAGTCCTTTTTTGTTTAGTTGTCATTTGTAATAATTGATTAAAAATAATAATTTGCACAAGCAAAAAGCCGCGTTTTCTTAGATTATATCTAATTTCTCCGAACAATAATCAAGATTTTTCTTAATTATCTTCTAATTCGCCGTCAATTCCAATAGGTCGCAAACCCTCGTAGCCAACGTGGCTTGCTTCAAATTCGATTTCGTCTTCGTCGTTTTCGTCATCGTTCTGAAAACACATTGCTTTTATGAATAAGTCTCGTTCGTCCATTATATTTTGAGATAACAGCTCTTGTTTTGTCGAAGCGTTTTCGTGGTCGGACGCCATCAATTCTTTTTCTTGTTGTTTAAACAATTCTACAATATCAACCTTTGGAATTTCGCCTATCTCAAGAAGTTTTTGAGCGCCGCTTTTGCAACCGTAATCCAAATCTGTCGAAAAATCACCGTTAGATAAATCTGCGAAAATATTGTTTTTC from Chitinivibrionia bacterium includes the following:
- a CDS encoding mechanosensitive ion channel family protein, with the protein product MDVRKIGFCVLLFVSSLFAQEQDDVIDLSTIIKGIQTEGVSFLEEIIATGSVIAVVIFLIFILNLLFRRINSFLASYSENHFKSLVIKKYKILDQKQILHTLFFLTHSVKWVLFILLLIFTIPVIFGIFPQTRDFATTIWGYFLSPVRKIVFGIIGYIPQLITIVVILFFVRYILKTLKFFSSEIEKERLVIKGFYPEWAKPTYFLLKYTIYAFTIALVFPYLPNSDTRVFQGVSVFIGLIISIGSSSAIGNLVAGIVITYMRPFHINDRIKIGESEGFVVEKNAFVVRIITDKKEYITFPNITILTSNITNFSHSKESGNGLIVHTNLTVNYSIDWRKIHELLIAAAKKTQFIEQTPEPFVLQKALDDFYCVYEINAYTKEIAEVPKVYSELHKNIQDIFREAGIDLTSPHYEIDVLEKKKAEEEKNV
- a CDS encoding flavodoxin family protein encodes the protein MKVLLVNGSPHLVGCTNRALREIEKELQIQGISSQVCQLGTELIAGCRGCSYCKSHPSCVVKDIVNEFSVLAKSADGFIFGSPVYYAGASGSITSFMDRLFYSAGGNLQYKPAAAIVSCRRGGATAAFDQLNKYFTINNMPIVSSQYWNMVHGNTPEEVEQDLEGLQTMRVLAQNMAWLLNCIEAGKKSGIEPPQKENVRQRTNFIR
- a CDS encoding S8 family serine peptidase: MKFLLPILIVIFLLSCSDEKEIGIEIPNQDNPYIPKQTDNFDPFFQHQWHLHSEQYFSINILGAWEITKGAGVRIAVLDDNIQRNHEDFEAIFVYNVVNGSNSIEPVRRNVYSHGTAVAGVVSARWNDVGTIGVAPESDMLFIGDPNFFSEDADVIRALDKAREWGAQVINCSWGGGLISESFESQMRSLYESGVVVVFATGNRGWNLDNQQRIDESELPWVIGVSASDRNGMRRRDSDFGSKLDIMAPGTSILILDLMGADGSNNSGGLANENYGISNGTSFAAPIVAGVAALMLAVNPTLTATQVRQIITETAQKTGGDEVMYDGNGFSLSHAYGLIDAERAVQRARDWGNGSSITRLFR
- the thrC gene encoding threonine synthase; this encodes MQYISTRGGMEPQNFSQILLGGLAPDGGLTIPENYPQFDKNKLSELAKLNYCDLAFEILREFADDIPQDDLRKIINNSYTPQIFCNSRESARAADITPITKIDNTLFIQELSNGPTLAFKDLAMQFLGNAFEYVLQKENAKLNILGATSGDTGSAAEYAMKGKKNVNVFMLSPAGKMSPFQRGQMYSLQDKNIHNIAVEAMFDGCQDLVKAVNNDKDFKEKYKIGAVNSINWGRIAAQIVYYFKGYFAVVEKIGEEIDFCVPSGNFGNVCAGHIARKMGLPIRRLIVATNENDVLNEFFKTGKYAPRSDKETFETSSPSMDISKASNLERFVFDLLERDKQKLKNLWETIENGGEFTLDNKIRKQMHEKYGFISSKSTHDDRMAAIRDAYFRYGLFIDTHTADAFTVAQRLRNSAIKTVIMETALAAKFEENVRYATSGKRPPVPKHLENLADLPQRVVKIEPNLQVLMKIIVENAI